Below is a genomic region from Candidatus Chlorobium masyuteum.
GGGTTATCCAGAACAGGATGCTCTCCCAGGCGGTCCAGCAGGCTTATGGTGAACTGCTCGTGGAGCGCCAGGCCCCGTTTGTGCTGCTTTTTCTCGAAATCGATCCGTCGCGTATCGATGTGAATGTTCATCCGGCCAAGCTTGAAGTCCGCTTTGATGATGAACGCAGTGTGCGCAATATGTTCTATCCGGTTATCAAGCGGGCTATCCAGCTCCATGATTTCTCTCCCGATCTTGCGGCCACAGCGAGTGATGATGCTTTTGGCGCGCCCCGTAAGGAATCGGCCTGGCGGAAGCTCTCCTTCCAGGATATTCCGGACAGATCCATGACGACGGGAGATCTCTACCGTAATTATCGTGAAGGCGCATTTCAGAGTGCTCCGGAAACGAGATCGTCAACCCTGCTCCAGAGCGAACTTTTTACCGGCCGTTCCGGCTCCCCGGCACCGAAGCCTCAGTCTGAGCTTCGTGAAGGTGATGACGGACTCTCTTTTGCCCTCCTCTCTCCGCTGCCTGGAGATGAGGGGCAGCCGAACCCGAAAGAGGCTGAACCGAAAATCTGGCAACTGCATAACAAGTATCTCATCTGCCAGATCAAGACCGGCCTTATGATGATCGATCAGCATGTGGCGCATGAGCGGGTTCTGTACGAACGTGCGGTTGATGTGATGACCCAGAATGTCCCCAACTCCCAGCAGCTGCTCTTTCCCCAGAAAGTAGAGTTCCGGCCATGGGAGTACGAGGTTTTTGAGGAGATCCGTGATGATCTCTACCGTCTCGGCTTCAATCTGCGCCTCTTCGGCAACAAGACCATCATGATCGAGGGGGTTCCACAGGATGTCAAACCGGGCACCGAGGTGACCATCCTTCAGGAGATGATTGCCGAATATCAGGACAATGCTTCACGGCTCAAGCTCGACAAGCGTGACAATCTGGCCAAGTCCTACTCCTGCCGCAATGCCATCATGACCGGACAGAAGCTCAATCTCGAAGAGATGCGTACCCTGATTGACAACCTTTTTGCAACCCGTGACCCCTACTCCTGCCCGCACGGCAGACCGGTTATCATCAAGCTCTCGCTTGACCAGCTCGACCGGATGTTCGGAAGAAAATAAGCGGGGTTGTTGCAAGTTTCTGCAAAAGTACTAAATTCCCCCCTATGCCCTTGTAGCTCAGTGGATAGAGCAACAGTTTCCTAAACTGTAGGTCGGCGGTTCGAGTCTGCCCGAGGGCACTTTTCTTATTCCCCCCTTTTCTGCTCACCCGTTCACCATTTATGTACTGCATTTGATGCATGCGCTGCATTTTGTCGATTGCAGGGGCAAAGAAATTTGCTCACCTGCCGTTGTATCTCCCGCTTATTTGGTATTTTACATCCATAGTTACAGGGCCCTCTGAAAAAATTGATTGTACGAGAGGGACCATTATTTCCGGCAGCATTAACTACCTGCACAAATGAGATTTATCAGAGCAATCATCATCATTTTTCTGGTGATGTTCGTTGCCGATATTGCCCGTTACTTTGTCTATCCCGATGTCGGCAGACTGGTTGATGAGAACCCGGCGAAAACCGCTTTTATGGAGGATCGGGAAGCCGAGTGGCTTCAGGAGGGACTGTTAGATAAAAAGATCCGCCAGAGGTGGGTTCCCCTGAAAAAAATCTCGCCGAATCTTGTCAAGGCGGTGCTGATTGCCGAAGACGACAAGTTCTGGCAGCATGGAGGGTTTGATTACCAGGCAATCGAGCGGGCTATCGAAAAAAACATTCTGGCCAAAAAATTCAAGATGGGCGGCAGTACCATAAGTCAGCAGCTGGCCAAGAATCTCTATCTCTCGGCATCAAAAAATCCGGTACGCAAGATCAAGGAGGCCATTCTTACCTGGAGAATCGAAAAAACACTCTCCAAACGGAGGATTCTGGAGCTCTACGTCAATGTTGCCGAATGGGGTGACGGTATTTTCGGCATCGGCGAAGCCTCCCGTCACTACTACGGCGTGGCTCCCTCCGGGTTATCGGGACAGCAGGCAGCAAAGCTTGCCTCGGTACTGCCGAACCCGATCAGGTACTCCCCGGTGGGGTCATCGCCATACGTTCGTGCCCGTTCCAGAATCATCTATGCCATCATGCAGCGGAGGGGCATTATAGTTCCCGGCTATCAGGAGGTTATGTCGCTTCCTGCGGATACCACTGCGGTTGATTCTGTTGTAGTCGGTATTCCCGAAAGTCTTATTAATGATGTGCTGTCGGCGGATAGCAGCGCAACCGATCAAGGTGGTGCTGACGGGGGATCGGGAGAAGGCACTTCAGGTGTACCCCCTGCTGAAAATAGCGGCAAGCCGAAAACTCCCTGAAGATGATTTGAAAGAGAAAACGCTCCGGTTATGGAGCGTTTTCTGTTATCCGGGTATCGTAATAAATTGTCGTGAGCACTACCCGATCTACCTGCCCCGCTGTTCGCTCAGCGGTTCGAAGAGTGTTTTATCCACACCGCAAACCGGGCAGACCCAGTCATCAGGTATGTTTTCAAAGGATGTTCCAGGTTCAATGCCGCTGTCGGGATCACCAACTTCAGGATCATAGATGTAGCCGCATGGTATACAGACCCACTTTTCCATAAAAAACTCCGTTTTAATTATTCGTTTTCGTTATGGCAAATTCAATGAGAGATCACCGGATATGTTGAGTCATCCGACCCTCTCATTCAGCTAACATTAAGTCCGCGGGCGGCTAAAAAGTTCGCCTTTTTTCCCCTGAAAAGTGTTGTTTGCTCTTCGACGTGCGTTTCAGGGATTCTGCAAATTTCGACGGCTTACTCAATTTCGCCAAAATTAATCGCGGGCACCCGTTTTGAACTTTCGCCTGCCTTATGTATCTTTTTACTGTTGTTGTAACATATCATTAACCTGTTCTCAGGGCGGGGTGAAAATCCCCACCGGCGGTATACCGGCTGTTAATCCGGAAAGCCCGCGAGCGCTTTCGATTGTTTCGAAAGGTCAGCAGATTTGGTGAAACTCCAAAGCCGACGGTTACAGTCCGGATGAAAGAGGATAGCGATGCCCAGGAAATACTCCTGCATTCCTTCGCCCTGATTCATGGGCACCTCTCAGAAATATGTTGTTCCTGCGCTGTCGGCCACCGGACTCTTCATAGTCTTTTGGCTGCCGCTTGCAGCATGTTTTTTTGAGATGCTTTTGTGGTATGGTACGTAATTGCCATCAATAAAATATGATACCATGAATCAGATTCTTGCCCGTAAGTATGGAGACTCTTTTGAGCGTGTTGAGCGTGCTCTAACTGCCCTTCGTGAAGGTAAGGGGGTGCTTGTTGCCGACTCTCCGGATCGTGAAAACGAAGCCGATCTTATTTATTCTACCGAATACCTTACCGTATCCCAGATGGCACTGCTCATAAGGGAGTGCAGCGGCATTGTCTGCCTCTGCATGACGGACGAGAAAGTGCGCTCGCTTGAGCTGCCCATGATGGTGGCCAACAACACCAGTGGTTTTCAGACCGCCTTCACCGTCTCCATCGAAGCGGCGGAAGGTGTTACAACGGGGGTTTCCGCTGCCGACCGGGTCCATACGGTAAAAGCGGCCTCTGCGCTGAATGCCCTTCCCTCCGATCTTCGCCGACCGGGTCATATCTTCCCTCTCAGGGCAAGGGCGGGCGGCGTGCTTGAGCGCCCCGGTCACACTGAAGGCACGGTTGACCTCATGCGCCTCGCCGGGCTCAACCCCTGCGGAGTTCTCTGCGAACTCACCAACCCCGACGGCACCATGGCCAACATGGAGGAGACTATTGTTTTCGCCGAAAAACACGGCTATCCGGTGCTCACCATTGAGGATGTTATTGCCTACAGGGAACGGATGGAGCTTAAGGAGCAGGTTGCCTGACGAGTCCTGTTTATTTGCAAAGTTCAGCGGCGACTGGAGTGTAATGAACAGTTGCTTCTCCAGTGCTGCTGTGATATATTTGTACAAATAAGAGATGGAGGATCATTCATGAATGCAGAATTGACGGATATCAGACGCAAAGTTCTTGCTCTGCCAATGAAAGCCCGAGCAGAGCTTGCCGAGCAACTGCTTGCAAGTCTGGATGAAGCTGATGGTCAGGAAATTGAGGATATATGGATTGATGAGGCAGAGGAGCGCTATCAGGCCTATTTGAAAGGAGAGATTACGGCGCGACCCTTTGCTGATGTACTTCGGGAGGCTAAAGAAAAACTAAGGTGAAAAAAGTCCGCCTTCTTAAACCCGCAGAAAATGAGCTGTTTGATGCAATGTTTTATTATGAACGTCAAGCAGATGGTCTTGGTTTCGATTTTGCAGTTTGCATAAATGAAGCTGCTGCCCGTATAGAAAAAAATCCGGAAGCATATCCTGAAACCAGAAATAGAGTGCGGAGATGCCTTGTTCGCCGGTTTCCTTTTGCTCTTTTGCACAAGATACTACCTGATGAGTTGCTGATTCTTGCTGTAATGCACTTGAAACGGCATCCTTCCTATTGGGTTAGCAGATTGTCGTGATGTTTGATTGTAAGGAGGGCTCGATGAACTGGAAAAGAGTATTTGCGGTCTGGTTTCTGATTGCTGTGGCGGAGTCGGTTCATGGTACTCTGCGGCGGCTTTTTCTTGTGCCACGGGTTGGAGAGCTGCTCTCTCATCAGATCGGGGTGGTGGTCGGATCTGCCATTATCTTTACTATCGCATGGCTCACTATCCGCTGGTTCGGTCCCGGTTCGCACCGGGAGCAGCTTCAGGTCGGAGCGCTCTGGGTAGTGCTGACCCTCATCTTCGAATTCACACTCGGCTACTTTTTCGGCTATACCTTCGAGCGTATCCTCGCCGATTACAACATCCCCCAGGGCGGGCTGATGGTTTTCGGCGTGCTCTTCATGTTCATCACTCCCGCCATGACTGCACGGGCGCGTGGGTTGATTGAGTAGATGGTGCTGAATGGTTTGTTTTTAGAAAAGGGAGGAGGATATATGAAGAGTAGTATTAAATATACAGATGAGCCGATTGGTGAATTAAAGGTGGTTAAAGACTTTCTGCCTTCACCTGAGCAATTGATCCTGAAGGAGGAGAACGTCAAGATTACGATAGCACTGAAAAAATCAAGTGTGGACTTCTTCAAGAGTGAAGCAAAGAAACACCATACCTCCTATCATGGTATGATAAGAGAACTCGTAGACTGGTACGCAGTCCAGAACACCAAAAGCGCATAATCCGCCCCTCTCTATATAACCCTCGACCAGTTGAGTTTGGATGGATTGGCAGTATGATTCAATGGCGGATTCGTATTTACAATGTCAGGCAGGGAATAAATATGGACATTTATTGGCACGAGTTGAATGCTTACAAGTATGAGATTGATGACATATCAGCGAAGATTGAAGCGTTCAGAAAGGATAATTCCTGCGTTGACAACGTTACGCATTTTGGAATTGGGCTAAGCAATCGAGCGCTTCTAATCGTGGTCGGTCTCTGCGCGTTAGTTGAAATCCGACTATTCGAGCTTGCTGAAGAAGAGGAGTCGCGGCACCAGTTCAAGGTCGATGATCTTGCCGGCCAGGGATTAACACGATTGCAGAAGTATTTGTCTAAATCACAAAGGATCGACTGCCTGCAAGATATTCGGGCACGTGCACGCATTCAGGCAAGAATTGAGAGACTTGCTTTGGGTAATCCCGGGGATGTCAAGCCTGTCGGTGAAGGGATTTCGGAGATGTGAATTGATTATGGCCCCGGTTATCGGGTTTATTATATACAGCAAGGCCGATCAGTGATCATTTTGCTGGCTGGAGGTGATAAAAGCACGCAAGCCAGAGATATAAAAACTGCACGCGACTTGGCACAAAATTTATAGGAGTTACACATGGCGAAAACTGTGACGACAAAATATGATGTATCGGAGCACCTTCGTACTCCGGAGGAGATGGCTGCTTATCTGGAGATGTGCATGGAAGAGGCAAATGGTGATACAGCGTTTATTGCGAAGGCATTGGGGGATATTGCAAGAGCAAAAGGTATGACACAGGTAGCGCGGGATGCGGGTTTGTCTCGGGAGAGTCTCTACAAGGCCCTTTCAGGTGAACGCAGTCCGGGATTTGATACCATTCTTAAAGTAATACGTGCCCTCGGATTGAAATTGCATGCAGAAGCCGCATCTGCAATAAATTAACCTCCCAAAAAAAGCAATTCAGCCGCTCACTACGCACCCTCAATAGATGTCAAGCCCCAGAGGGGCGAAATATCGGTAGCGCGGTCCCTATGCAATCGGGGCTGGGAAAGGATTTTGAGCACCGCCCAACGAAGCAATTGGATCGCGCAACAGATTTATAGCCCGGCCCCTCCTAATACCATCCTCTCAGCTTCATCGCCTCCGCAACCCGTTCGACGGCGACGATATATGCAGCAAGGCGGTTGTGTACCTTGTATTGCTGTGCTGTTTTGTGCACGCTCTGGAAGGCGGCTTTCATCTTTTTTTCGAGGCGTAAATGCACCTCATCCTCTTCCCAGTAGTAGCCGTAGGCGTTCTGAACCATTTCGAAGTATGAGACGGTGACTCCTCCGGCGTTGCAGAGCAGATCCGGGATGATGTGAATCCCTTTATTATATAATATAGGGTCGGCCTCCGGAGTTGTCGGGCCGTTTGCCAGTTCCGCGATGATTTTCGCACGGATATTCGAAGTATTGGTTTCGGTAATTACCGATTCGAGTGCGGCGGGAAAGAGCACCGTCACATCAAGCGCAAGCAGCTCTTCATTGGAGATTGCGGAGGATCCGGGAAAGCCGGTGACTGTGCCAGTTTTCTCTTTATGTGTTTTGACTGCGTTATAGTCAAGACCTTCAGCATTGTAAATGCATCCTTTCGAGTCTGAAACAGCAATTACCATCATGCCGAGCAACTCAACGGCCAGTTTATGTGCAGAGGAGCCGGCATTGCCATATCCCAGTATAGCGGCTGCCGCTCCTGTGAGGTTGATGCCAAGCGCTGTAGCGGCTTCACGGACACAGTAGATACCGCCCCGTGCCGTTGCGTCACCCCGTCCGGCAGAGCCTCCAAGTGCGATCGGTTTTCCGGTGATTACTCCGAATTCGTTGTTCCCCTGCATGAAGGCGTACTCATCAGCCATCCATGCCATGATTTGCGGTGTTGTGTAAACATCGGGAGCAGGTATATCTTTCTCCGGGCCAAGAATCCGACCAACCTGGCGGATATAGGCGCGTGACAACCGTTCAAGTTCACCCGCCGACATGGTTTTCGGATCGCAGATCACTCCGCCCTTGCCTCCACCGAGCGGAATGTCGAGGAGTGCTGTTTTCCAGGTCATCCAGGTTGCGAGTGCCCGGACGGTATTGATGGTCTCATCGGGATGAAAGCGGATACCTCCCTTGTTTGGCCCCCTCGCATCGTTGTGCTGCACCCGGAAGCCACGAAACACTTTTGTAGTGCCGTTGTCCATTTTGACCGGCATGGTGACATGCAGTTCCCGCATCGGGCAGCGGAGAAGTTCGTGCGCAGCCGGATCAAGCCTTATTATTGCCGCGGCTTCATCAAGCTGATTTTGAGCGGTTTTAAACGGGTCGGGCATTGGGACGCGAATAGACATGTTATGCAATCGTGATGGTGCCTCTGTAGACAATCTTTGCCGGACCGGTAAGGTAGACCTCCTGCATCGCTTCGTCGAAACGGACTTCAAGGATGTCGCCGCTTTTTACCGTTACCCTGATGTTGCAGCTCTCCACCTTGCCCAGTTTTCGGCTCATGAGTGCTGCGGCTACTGCTCCGGTTCCGCAGGCGAGGGTTTCATCCTCAACCCCGCGCTCAAAGGTGCGAATCGAAAGAGAGTCGGGAGAGGTAATCTCGATAAAATTGACATTGGTGCCTCCGGGGAACTCGTCGGTTCTGTGCCTGATGGTTCGGCCTGTTCCTGTGACACTGGCGCTTTCGAGGTCTGAAGTATATATAATAATATGCGGAGAGCCGGTATTGACCGAGTGGCAGGTGAGCCCTTCAAGAGCAATACCGGTTCTGAAGTTTTCGGGTGCGAGCATGCGGAGCTGAACGGTTTCCGGCCCGGTCACAACGGCGACATAGCGATTTCCGTTGGCTTCAAAGGTGCAACCGTTAGCAGATGAAAAGTGTACGCCGATGGTGTGGGCGAACCAGACCGCGCACCGCCCGCCGTTGCCGCACATTGAGCCCAACAGGCCGTCGGAATTGTAATAGTTCATGCTGAAGTCATAGCGCTCTGAAGGCTCAATGAGAATAAGCCCGTCGGCACCAATACCGGTTCTCCTGGTACAGAGATCCCTTATCTGACGGGTAGCAAGATGTATCGAAAGAGAGCGGTTGTCGATAACAATAAAGTCATTGCCTGCTCCCGAGAGTTTGCTGAAGGTGATTTCCATGATTCAGTTTAATGTTCCCCCGAGCTCTTCTTCCGGCCTCATTCAGATAGTTTCAAGGCCAAAAAAAGGGCTCCAGGAAGAGCTTTCATGCTGTATAATAAAACAATAGCGCCTTATTGCGCCGCCAAAAAATTTATTATTAAAAATTTTTTCTTATTTTATTTGCTAAAACGTGAGGTGAATTATTTGGTGAATCCCCTCTCTGTTGCAGGTATTAACATGGATATTTCCAGAAGTCTGATATAGATTTTACGTGCAGAGCGTTACGATACATGCAGAAAGCCGGATGGTTCAGCTGAGCTCTCAAGGGCCAAATGGCATTAGTCTGACAGTATCGCAAGAGTTTTCTTTCGGTTTCTTCAACCTGAATATGTCCAAACAAAGGAGAGAATACAATGGCTGAACAAGTGAATCCGGCCGGAGTCAAGCCAAAGGGCACAGTCCCACCTCCCAAGGGGAATGCTCCTTCTCCAAAGGGGAACGGCGCTCCAGGCGCTCCATCCGTTATCAAGGAGCAGGATGCTTCAAAAATGAGAAGATTTCTGTTCCAGCGAACAGAGACTCGTAGCACCAAGTGGTATCAGATTTTTGATACCGACAAGGTTGATGATGAGCAGGTAGTGGGTGCTCACCTTGCCCTGCTTGGAGTTCTGGGTTTTCTCATGGCCATCTACTACATTTCCGGCATTCAGGTTTTTCCATGGGGTGCACCGGGATTTCATGACAGCTGGTTCTATCTTACCATCAAGCCGAGAATGGTCTCTCTCGGTATTGATACCTACAGCACCAAAACCGACGATCTTGCGTTTGCCGGACAGAATCTGCTCGCCTGGGCAGGGTATCACCTGCTGGCCGGTTCCGTTCTGATTTTCGGCGGATGGCGTCACTGGACCCACAACCTCACCAATCCGTTTACCGGTCGTGCCGGTAACTTCCGCGACTTCCGCTTTCTCGGCAAGTTCGGCGATGTGGTTTTCAGCGGAACAAGCGCCAAATCCTACAAGGATGCGCTCGGACCTCATGCGGTTTACATGTCGCTGCTCTTCCTCGGCTGGGGTCTTGTGATGTGGTTTATCCTTGGCTTTGCTCCGATTCCTGATTTTCAGACGATCAATGCCGAGACCTTTATGTCGTTCATCTTTGCGGTAATCTTTTTCTCTCTTGGTATCTACTGGTGGAACAACCCTCCGAATGCAGCCACCCATCTCAATGATGATATGAAGGCCGCATTCTCGGTACACCTTACAGCAATCGGCTATATCAACATTGCTCTTGGTTGTATCGCCTTCGTTGCTTTCCAGCAGCCATCATTTGCCGCATACTACAAACACCTTGACACACTTGCTTTCTATATTTATGGAGAGCCATTCAACAGGGTGAGCTACAACTTTGTTCAGGAGGGCGGCAGAATCATCTCCGGCTCGAAAGAGTTTGTTGATTTTCCTGCTTTTGCAATTCTTCCGAAGAATGGATCTACTTTCGGTATGGCAAGAACCGTGATCAACCTGATCACCTTCAACCATATTATCTGCGGTGTGCTCTATGTCTTTGCCGGTGTTTATCATGGTGGCCAGTATCTCCTTAAAATCCAGCTTAACGGCCTCTACAGCCAGATCAAGTCTGTCTTTGTCGCCAAGGGTCGTGATCAGGAGGTCCAGGTCAAGATTCTCGGAACAGTCATGGCACTCTGTTTTTCAACCATGCTCTCCGTTTATGCTGTTATCGTCTGGAACACCATCTGTGAACTGAATATGTTCGGTACGAACATTCTGATGTCGTTCTACTGGCTGAAACCACTTCCGATTTTCCAGTGGATGTTCACTGATCCAAGTATCAATGACTGGGTTATGGTTCACGTTATTGTTGCAGGTTCGCTTTTCTCATTGATCGCGCTTGTTCGTATTGCATTTTTCTCGCACACATCACCACTGTGGGATGATCTTGGTCTCAAGAAGAACTCCTACTCCTTCCCCTGTCTTGGCCCGGTCTATGGCGGTACATGCGGTGTATCGATCCAGGATCAGCTCTGGTTTGCAATGTTGTGGGGAATCAAGGGTCTTTCTGCAGTCTGCTGGTATATCGATGGTGCATGGATTGCATCAATGATGTATGGTGTTCCTGCGGCCGATGCAAAAGCATGGGACTCTGTTGCCGGACTTGCCCATCACTATTCAGCTGGTATCTTCTACTACTTCTGGACAGAGACGGTCAACATCTTCTCAAGCTCGCATCTTTCGACGATTCTGATGATCGGTCATCTGATCTGGTTTATCAGCTTTGCCGTATGGTTTGAAGATCGCGGTTCCCGTCTTGAAGGTGCTGATATCCAGACCAGAACTATCCGCTGGCTTGGAAAGAAGTTTCTCAACCGTGATGTTGCGTTCCGCTTCCCGGTACTGACGATTTCAGACTCGAAGATGGCAGGTACATTCCTTTATTTCGGCGGTGTATTTATCCTTGTCTTCCTGTTTATCGGAAACGGATTCTATCAGACTGACTCCCCTCTGCCTCCGCAGGTTGGTGATGCAGCGGTATCAGGTCAGGTTCTTCTTACACAGGTTGTTGACTATCTGATGAAGCTGGTCGCCTGAAACTCCCAGAGCCTGGGCGGTATGCAATACCGTTCAGGCTTTGATTATTGCTACTAAAGTCTATTCTGTAATTTAAGAGGAGGGTTTTTATGGCCGATCCTGTACAACAGCCAGATATATCGTCAGTGCCAGCCTCAAAGGCCAAGCCAGCTCCGCCGAAGGCGGCAGCTCCGGCAGCAAAACAGGCTGAGGCAAAACCAAAAGCACCTGCGCCGAAGCAGGTTGGAAAGCCAAGGCTTGAACCGCTTAATGTCAATCTTGGAAGAACCGGTATTGCTTCGGAATCTCTTCAGCCGATAAAGAAGGCAGCAGCGAAACCGGCTCCGGGCGCAGCACCTGCAGCTCCGGCAGCAAAAGGTGCTCCGGGCGCAAAACCGGCAGCCCCTGCCGCAAAAGGGGCACCGGCCGTACCTGGAGCCAAGCCGGTTCCTGGAGCAAAACCTGCTGCACCTGCAGCTAAAGGTGCTCCTTCAGCACCGGGAGCCAAACCCGCAGCACCTGCAGCTCCGGCAGCCAAAGCTGCACCAAGGGCGAAATCCCATTATTTTATTATCGAGAACCTCTGTGTCGGTTGCGGTCTCTGCCTTGACAAGTGTCCACCAAAAGTTCAGGCTATCGGGTACAAGTTTTACGGGGATGTTCAGGAAGGAGGTTTCAGGGCCTATATTGACCAGGATGCCTGTATCTCCTGCTCTGCCTGTTTCTCTTCTGATGAATGCCCTGCTGCGGCATTGATAGAGGTGCTTCCTGACGGTGAAGTTCTTGACTATAAATTCACCCCTCCGGAGCGACTTGATTTCGATCTGCGCTTCCTTCACCGTTTTCACAGGGAGTCGAGTTAGAAGAGTAGTGAACTTGTTCTCTTCACAGCGTAGTTTTATAAAAGCATTGCTTCACCGGAGCAATGCTTTTTTTTTCGAATATCACCTTCTCTCATGCAGGATACTTATTCCTTACAGCCGGAACAATCCGGAAGCTTACATACGGACGATGCTGTAACGCAAAACAGTGTACTGGTCATCATTCCAACCTACAATGAGGCTGAAAATATCGGCAGGCTGCTGAACGATCTGGAACAGCTTTACCCATCAACTGTTGAGATGCTGGTGATTGATGACAACTCTCCTGACGGAACAAGGGATATTGTGCGATCACTGCAGACAGTTATTCCTCGTCTGCACATGATTACACGGGAACGAAAGCTGGGGCTTGGTACAGCTTACCTTAACGGTTTCCGTTACGCCCTTGAGCACAACTACCGGTATGTTGTTGAAATGGATGCAGATTACTCACACGATCCGGTGATGATCCGTGAACTGCTTGAAGCAATGACGGGTGCTGATCTGGTTATCGGTTCCC
It encodes:
- a CDS encoding polyprenol monophosphomannose synthase, translated to MQDTYSLQPEQSGSLHTDDAVTQNSVLVIIPTYNEAENIGRLLNDLEQLYPSTVEMLVIDDNSPDGTRDIVRSLQTVIPRLHMITRERKLGLGTAYLNGFRYALEHNYRYVVEMDADYSHDPVMIRELLEAMTGADLVIGSRYMNNTVNVVNWPLGRLILSKLASIYTRMVTGLPVADPTSGFKCFSAAVLRSLDLDRINSQGYSFQIEMNFRVWKKGFTIREVPIVFVDRTVGKSKMTRQNIREAIRIVWLLKIKSIFGLL
- a CDS encoding photosystem I reaction center subunit IX — encoded protein: MAEQVNPAGVKPKGTVPPPKGNAPSPKGNGAPGAPSVIKEQDASKMRRFLFQRTETRSTKWYQIFDTDKVDDEQVVGAHLALLGVLGFLMAIYYISGIQVFPWGAPGFHDSWFYLTIKPRMVSLGIDTYSTKTDDLAFAGQNLLAWAGYHLLAGSVLIFGGWRHWTHNLTNPFTGRAGNFRDFRFLGKFGDVVFSGTSAKSYKDALGPHAVYMSLLFLGWGLVMWFILGFAPIPDFQTINAETFMSFIFAVIFFSLGIYWWNNPPNAATHLNDDMKAAFSVHLTAIGYINIALGCIAFVAFQQPSFAAYYKHLDTLAFYIYGEPFNRVSYNFVQEGGRIISGSKEFVDFPAFAILPKNGSTFGMARTVINLITFNHIICGVLYVFAGVYHGGQYLLKIQLNGLYSQIKSVFVAKGRDQEVQVKILGTVMALCFSTMLSVYAVIVWNTICELNMFGTNILMSFYWLKPLPIFQWMFTDPSINDWVMVHVIVAGSLFSLIALVRIAFFSHTSPLWDDLGLKKNSYSFPCLGPVYGGTCGVSIQDQLWFAMLWGIKGLSAVCWYIDGAWIASMMYGVPAADAKAWDSVAGLAHHYSAGIFYYFWTETVNIFSSSHLSTILMIGHLIWFISFAVWFEDRGSRLEGADIQTRTIRWLGKKFLNRDVAFRFPVLTISDSKMAGTFLYFGGVFILVFLFIGNGFYQTDSPLPPQVGDAAVSGQVLLTQVVDYLMKLVA
- a CDS encoding indolepyruvate ferredoxin oxidoreductase subunit alpha, with protein sequence MADPVQQPDISSVPASKAKPAPPKAAAPAAKQAEAKPKAPAPKQVGKPRLEPLNVNLGRTGIASESLQPIKKAAAKPAPGAAPAAPAAKGAPGAKPAAPAAKGAPAVPGAKPVPGAKPAAPAAKGAPSAPGAKPAAPAAPAAKAAPRAKSHYFIIENLCVGCGLCLDKCPPKVQAIGYKFYGDVQEGGFRAYIDQDACISCSACFSSDECPAAALIEVLPDGEVLDYKFTPPERLDFDLRFLHRFHRESS